One Carassius auratus strain Wakin chromosome 44, ASM336829v1, whole genome shotgun sequence genomic window carries:
- the mycbp gene encoding C-Myc-binding protein, producing the protein MRAEDSFVMAHYRAPESKREQFRRYLEKNGVLDTLTNVLVTLYEETEKPSNALDFIKHQLGVGPQDDEAESLRLELTRLRQKYDQLMEENTDLRSRLLRYEPAQDVATE; encoded by the exons ATGCGCGCGGAAGACTCGTTCGTCATGGCGCATTACAGA GCTCCCGAGTCGAAGCGAGAACAGTTCAGGAGATATCTGGAGAAGAACGGGGTCCTCGACACACTCACCAACG TCTTGGTGACTCTGTACGAGGAGACGGAGAAGCCCAGCAATGCCTTGGA CTTCATCAAGCACCAGCTGGGCGTCGGACCCCAGGATGATGAAGCCGAGAGTCTGCGTCTGGAGCTGACCCGTCTACGACAGAAGTATGATCAGCTGATGGAGGAGAACACGGATCTGAGGAGCAGG ctGCTGCGGTACGAGCCGGCGCAGGACGTGGCTACAGAATAA
- the gja9b gene encoding gap junction protein alpha 9b: MGDWNFLGGILEEVHIHSTMVGKIWLTILFIFRMLVLGVAAEDVWNDEQSDFICNTEQPGCRNVCYDHAFPVSLIRYWVLQVIFVSSPSLVYMGHAIYQLRALEKERHCKRVALRRELETMEAELVEARRRVERELRQLEQGKLNKAPLRGPLLQTYLAHIVTRSVVEVGFMTGQYLLYGHHLEPLYKCEREPCPNVVDCFISRPTEKSVFMVFMQGIAAASLFLSLLEILHLAYKKLKKGLLDYYPHLKDDLGDYYGAKKNSVVHQGRRATIPTAPSGFAPLLEKQGNGPTYPVLINPSSAFVPIQGVSDVQRENKDVVPSLLEHNSNSNNPCSETRSPVVHTRFPPEPESAGFSSLLIADARKQRRVSPAWNCSTVVEGNVSDSGDLRRSGGTHTPDSEPSSGSRQHGSVESPSFSPNRQRTSLTSSSRRAASDLQI; the protein is encoded by the coding sequence ATGGGCGACTGGAACTTTCTGGGAGGGATTCTGGAGGAGGTTCACATCCACTCCACTATGGTGGGGAAGATCTGGCTCACCATCCTCTTCATCTTCCGTATGCTGGTGCTGGGTGTGGCGGCCGAGGACGTGTGGAACGACGAGCAGTCCGACTTCATCTGTAACACGGAGCAGCCCGGCTGCCGAAACGTCTGCTACGACCACGCCTTCCCCGTCTCGCTCATCCGCTACTGGGTCCTGCAGGTCATCTTCGTCTCCTCGCCCTCGCTGGTCTACATGGGCCACGCCATCTACCAGCTGCGTGCCCTGGAGAAGGAGCGTCACTGCAAGAGAGTGGCTCTCCGGCGCGAGCTGGAGACGATGGAGGCGGAGCTGGTGGAGGCTCGGCGGCGGGTGGAGCGGGAGCTGAGGCAGCTGGAGCAGGGCAAGCTGAACAAGGCTCCGCTCCGGGGCCCGCTGCTGCAGACCTACCTGGCACACATCGTGACCCGCTCCGTGGTGGAGGTGGGCTTCATGACGGGACAGTACCTGCTGTATGGACACCACCTGGAGCCTCTGTACAAGTGTGAGCGGGAGCCGTGTCCCAACGTGGTGGACTGCTTCATCTCACGACCCACAGAGAAGAGCGTCTTCATGGTGTTCATGCAGGGCATCGCCGCCGCGTCCCTGTTCCTCAGCCTGCTGGAGATCCTGCACCTGGCCTACAAGAAACTGAAGAAGGGGCTTCTGGACTACTATCCTCACCTGAAAGACGACCTGGGCGACTACTACGGTGCCAAGAAGAACTCTGTGGTGCATCAGGGTCGGAGAGCCACCATCCCGACGGCACCCAGCGGATTCGCTCCGCTCCTGGAGAAACAGGGTAACGGACCCACATACCCCGTGCTCATTAACCCCTCGTCTGCGTTTGTGCCCATCCAGGGCGTGTCGGACGTGCAGCGGGAGAACAAGGATGTCGTTCCCAGTCTGCTGGAACACAACAGCAACTCCAACAACCCCTGCAGCGAGACTCGTTCCCCTGTTGTGCACACACGGTTCCCGCCGGAGCCCGAGAGCGCAGGCTTCAGCAGTCTCCTGATAGCAGACGCACGCAAGCAGCGGCGAGTCAGTCCGGCCTGGAACTGCAGCACGGTGGTGGAAGGGAACGTCTCGGACAGCGGAGACCTGAGGAGATCCGGCGGGACACACACACCGGACTCTGAGCCCAGCTCCGGCTCACGGCAGCACGGTTCTGTAGAGAGTCCCAGCTTCTCTCCCAATCGCCAACGAACTTCACTGACGAGCAGCAGCAGACGAGCAGCCAGCGACCTGCAGATCTGA
- the srsf10b gene encoding serine and arginine rich splicing factor 10b has product MSRYMRPPNSSLFVRNISDESRPEDLRREFGRYGPIADVYIPLDFYSRRPRGFAYIQYPLAARAACACVRSNPYLSVVAPDCVPASRSGARHKDTVKETCRVGLKDKPPQERKKDGCLQRDRRSTFEDVRDAEDALHNLDRKWVCGRQIERATARVTPGQMKSKERQSPRSHSRYEEYERRRRRSRRRSPSPRESRGSRRSRSREHERYELN; this is encoded by the exons atgtcTCGGTACATGAGACCGCCGAACAGCTCTCTGTTCGTCCGCAATATTTCCGACGAGTCCCG GCCAGAGGACCTGCGCCGAGAGTTCGGCCGATACGGCCCCATTGCAGACGTCTACATTCCCCTAGACTTCTATTCTCGCCGGCCCAGAGGATTTGCGTACATTCAATATCCTTTGGCTGCGAGAGCAGCGTGTGCATGTGTCCGGTCTAACCCTTATCTCTCTGTTGTCGCCCCAGACTGTGTACCGGCGTCCCGTTCTGGAGCCCGGCACAAAGACACAGTTAAAGAGACGTGTAGAGTAGGACTAAAAGACAAGCCGcctcaagaaagaaagaaagacggcTGCTtgcagagagacaga CGCAGCACGTTTGAGGACGTCCGGGACGCAGAGGATGCCCTGCACAATCTGGACAGGAAGTGGGTGTGTGGACGGCAGATCGAGAGGGCGACCGCAAGAGTGA CGCCGGGCCAGATGAAGTCCAAGGAGCGTCAGTCGCCCCGCAGTCACTCACGATACGAGGAGTACGAGCGGCGCAGACGCAGGTCACGCAGACGATCCCCGAGCCCTCgaga ATCCAGAGGAAGCAGACGCAGCCGCAGCCGAGAACACGAGCGGTACGAGCTCAACTAA
- the fabp10b gene encoding fatty acid-binding protein, liver isoform X2 — MAVDFSGRWKLYHQENAEDFLRAISAPEIYIKMMNEVKPLTTIQQNGDEFIICVKTPLRSITNSFSIGSESEFSTMDGQKIKATARLVDGKIVIESEKFTHVREIDGEEMIEKFSAGSVTLIRRSRRV; from the exons ATGGCTGTGGACTTCAGTGGACGCTGGAAACTCTATCACCAGGAGAACGCAGAGGACTTTCTCCGAGCCATCT CCGCTCCAGAGATTTACATTAAAATGATGAATGAAGTCAAACCTCTGACCACCATTCAGCAAAACGGAGATGAATTCATCATCTGCGTGAAAACTCCTCTGAGAAGCATCACGAACAGCTTCAGCATCGGCTCAGAGAGCGAGTTCAGCACGATGGACGGACAGAAGATCAAG GCTACAGCTCGACTCGTCGATGGAAAGATTGTGATTGAATCGGAGAAGTTCACACACGTGAGAGAGATTGATGGAGAGGAGATGATCGAG AAGTTCTCTGCTGGAAGCGTGACTCTCATCAGGAGAAGCAGACGTGTGTAA
- the fabp10b gene encoding fatty acid-binding protein, liver isoform X3 → MAVDFSGRWKLYHQENAEDFLRAISAPEIYIKMMNEVKPLTTIQQNGDEFIICVKTPLRSITNSFSIGSESEFSTMDGQKIKATARLVDGKIVIESEKFTHVREIDGEEMIEFSAGSVTLIRRSRRV, encoded by the exons ATGGCTGTGGACTTCAGTGGACGCTGGAAACTCTATCACCAGGAGAACGCAGAGGACTTTCTCCGAGCCATCT CCGCTCCAGAGATTTACATTAAAATGATGAATGAAGTCAAACCTCTGACCACCATTCAGCAAAACGGAGATGAATTCATCATCTGCGTGAAAACTCCTCTGAGAAGCATCACGAACAGCTTCAGCATCGGCTCAGAGAGCGAGTTCAGCACGATGGACGGACAGAAGATCAAG GCTACAGCTCGACTCGTCGATGGAAAGATTGTGATTGAATCGGAGAAGTTCACACACGTGAGAGAGATTGATGGAGAGGAGATGATCGAG TTCTCTGCTGGAAGCGTGACTCTCATCAGGAGAAGCAGACGTGTGTAA
- the fabp10b gene encoding fatty acid-binding protein, liver isoform X1 produces the protein MAVDFSGRWKLYHQENAEDFLRAISAPEIYIKMMNEVKPLTTIQQNGDEFIICVKTPLRSITNSFSIGSESEFSTMDGQKIKVIHSNESLEKIRSRAPPQHKRHLKGQFTQKSNLPHDLLTLEYSNIRFQIIMVNDMKLTVARWQTHLHALSF, from the exons ATGGCTGTGGACTTCAGTGGACGCTGGAAACTCTATCACCAGGAGAACGCAGAGGACTTTCTCCGAGCCATCT CCGCTCCAGAGATTTACATTAAAATGATGAATGAAGTCAAACCTCTGACCACCATTCAGCAAAACGGAGATGAATTCATCATCTGCGTGAAAACTCCTCTGAGAAGCATCACGAACAGCTTCAGCATCGGCTCAGAGAGCGAGTTCAGCACGATGGACGGACAGAAGATCAAGGTGATTCATTCGAACGAGTCACTCGAGAAGATTCGGTCGCGCGCGCCGCCGCAACACAAGcggcatttaaagggacagttcacccaaaaatcaaacttgccccatgatttactcactctcgaatattcgaatattcgttttcAGATTATTATGGTGAATGACATGAAGTTGACCGTTGCAAGATGGCAAACGCATCTACATGCTTTGAGCTTTTAA
- the slc9a1b gene encoding sodium/hydrogen exchanger 1b, whose translation MLKMRMRMKMLLLLGWCCGLVCAGQNRSDPRGQTGFPVLSINYDYVQMPFEVSLWILLASLMKLGFHLLPVLSGVVPESCLLIVVGLLVGGLIRVMGKNPPVLDSQLFFLCLLPPIILDAGYFLPIRPFTENAGTILTFAVLGTLWNVFFMGAVLYGACRLEAGRLASVDLLSCLLFGSIVSAVDPVAVLAVFEEIHINELLHILVFGESLLNDAVTVVLYHLFEEFAHAGEVTVGDVFLGVVCFFVVALGGVMVGGVYGVLAAFTSRFTSHTRVIEPLFVFLYSYMAYLSAEVFHLSGIMALIACGVVMRPYVEANISHKSYTTIKYFLKMWSSVSETLIFIFLGVSTVAGPHTWNWTFVSITIVLCLVSRVLGVVGLTYIINKYRMVKLSGKDQFIVAYGGLRGAIAFSLAFLLSSDDFPMKDMFLTAIITVIFFTVFVQGMTIRPLVDLLAVKKKKQSKCSINEEIHTQFLEHLLAGIEGVCGHYGHRHWRHKLDRFNKRYIKRCLIRGERSQEPQLISFYNKMELKQALMLLESNSSANLSAGDTAAPQQRSRKTLNISKEREEEIRKILRANLQKTRQRLRSYSRHTLMPDAEDEDEDWSETRIRKQRRMSFMTLPALRESPAVRGSRVESDRPSVLFTLADERLESRGHKPSVTFCLDVEEKPLPRCVSDPGADQLLEEDESLHQRH comes from the exons GCTTCCACCTGCTCCCGGTTCTGTCTGGTGTGGTTCCTGAGAGCTGTCTGCTGATAGTGGTGGGGCTGTTGGTGGGGGGTCTGATCCGAGTGATGGGGAAGAACCCACCGGTGCTCGACTCACAGCTCTTCTTCCTGTGCCTGCTGCCGCCCATCATCCTGGACGCTGGCTACTTCCTGCCCATCCGGCCCTTCACCGAGAACGCCGGCACCATCCTGACCTTCGCGGTGCTGGGGACGCTGTGGAACGTCTTCTTCATGGGAGCGGTGCTGTACGGAGCCTGTCGTCTGGAGGCTGGCCGCCTGGCGTCTGTTGACCTGCTGTCCTGCCTGCTGTTCGGCTCCATCGTGTCCGCCGTGGATCCGGTGGCCGTTCTCGCCGTCTTCGAGGAGATCCACATCAACGAGCTGCTGCACATCCTGGTGTTCGGAGAGTCTCTGCTGAACGACGCTGTGACTGTG GTCCTGTATCATTTGTTCGAGGAGTTTGCTCACGCGGGCGAGGTGACGGTGGGTGACGTGTTTCTGGGCGTGGTGTGTTTTTTCGTGGTGGCTCTGGGTGGAGTGATGGTGGGAGGCGTGTACGGAGTGCTGGCGGCCTTCACCTCACGCTTCACGTCGCACACGCGTGTGATCGAGCCCCTCTTCGTCTTCCTCTACAGCTACATGGCGTACCTGTCGGCCGAGGTCTTCCACCTGTCCGGCATCATGGC GCTCATAGCGTGCGGTGTGGTCATGCGGCCCTATGTGGAGGCCAACATCTCCCACAAATCCTACACCACCATCAAGTACTTCCTGAAGATGTGGAGCAGCGTGAGCGAGACCCTGATCTTCATCTTCCTGGGCGTGTCGACGGTGGCTGGGCCGCACACCTGGAACTGGACCTTTGTGAGCATCACCATCGTCCTGTGCCTGGTGTCCAGGGTTCTGG GTGTGGTCGGCTTGACGTACATCATTAATAAATACCGTATGGTGAAGCTGAGCGGTAAGGATCAGTTCATCGTGGCGTACGGTGGACTGAGGGGTGCCATCGCCTTCTCTTTAGCCTTTCTGCTGTCCAGCGACGACTTTCCCATGAAGGACATGTTTCTTACAGCCATCATCACCGTCATCTTCTTCACTGTGTTCGTGCAG GGAATGACGATCCGACCCCTCGTTGACCTTCTGGCTGTcaagaagaagaaacaaagcaaatGCTCAATAAATGAGGAGATTCACACTCAG ttTCTGGAGCATCTGTTGGCTGGAATCGAGGGTGTGTGTGGACACTATGGACACCGTCACTGGAGACACAA GCTGGATCGCTTTAATAAACGCTACATCAAGCGCTGTCTGATCAGAGGAGAGCGATCGCAGGAGCCACAGCTCATCTCCTTCTACAACAAGATGGAGCTGAAACAGGCTCTGATGCTGCTGGAGAGCAACAGTTCAGCCAATCTGAGCGCAGGAGACACTGCAGcacc acagcAGCGAAGCCGGAAAACGCTCAACATCTCTAAAGAACGAGAAGAAGAAATCAGGAAGATCCTGCGAGCAAACCTGCAGAAGACCCGACagaga ctgcGCTCGTACAGCCGTCACACACTGATGCCCGACGCTGAGGACGAGGACGAGGACTGGAGCGAGACACGGATCAGGAAACAGCGAAGA ATGAGCTTCATGACGCTTCCTGCTCTTCGAGAGTCTCCTGCGGTGAGAGGATCACGGGTCGAGTCCG ACAGACCCAGCGTCCTCTTCACCCTCGCTGATGAGAGATTGGAGAGCCGAGGACACAAGCCCAGCGTGACGTTCTGTCTGGACGTGGAGGAGAAGCCACTGCCTCGATGTGTGAGTGATCCTGGAGCAGATCAGCTGCTGGAGGAGGACGAGAGCCTCCATCAGAGACACTGA